One genomic segment of Chitinophaga sancti includes these proteins:
- a CDS encoding acyl-CoA desaturase encodes MSVTKINIVRFASKGNSSFIDTVTAKVQDYFQSTKTSPYANGGMWRKTIIMILCYTIPYLLIISSVGANSLLLFWAFWLLMGFGIVGIGTSVMHDANHGAYSPNKKVNAFLGHMLEVIGGYSVNWKIQHNLLHHTYTNIEGLDEDIDSIVLLRLSPRQQWYWFHRYQHLYAWFFYMLMTLYWMTAKDYLQVIRYKKRDLLVKQKISLRRAIFHITWYKMFYYSYVLVLPILFSGQAWYFVLAGFVIMHFTAGFMLACIFQPAHVMPDSTFPEPIVEGSKRHIKDTWAVHELASSTNFAPRSRVLSWFIGGLNFQIEHHLFSNICHVHYRKLAPIVKQTAEEFGLPYHVKRTFLIALIEHGRMLKILGKNQLA; translated from the coding sequence ATGAGCGTCACAAAGATAAATATAGTCCGGTTCGCATCAAAAGGAAACAGCAGTTTTATTGATACGGTAACAGCTAAAGTGCAGGATTATTTTCAAAGTACAAAGACCTCTCCATATGCCAATGGCGGTATGTGGAGAAAGACAATAATCATGATATTGTGTTATACTATTCCCTATTTATTGATAATCAGTAGTGTTGGAGCTAATAGTCTGTTGCTGTTCTGGGCATTCTGGTTACTGATGGGTTTTGGTATAGTGGGAATTGGGACTTCTGTTATGCACGATGCGAATCACGGTGCATATTCTCCTAATAAGAAAGTTAATGCTTTTTTGGGACATATGCTCGAAGTAATTGGTGGATATAGCGTCAATTGGAAGATCCAGCATAATTTACTGCATCATACTTATACAAATATAGAAGGGCTTGATGAGGATATTGATAGTATTGTACTTTTACGTCTCTCTCCCAGACAGCAGTGGTATTGGTTTCATCGTTACCAACACCTGTATGCCTGGTTCTTTTATATGCTAATGACCTTGTATTGGATGACGGCAAAAGACTATCTGCAGGTAATTCGTTATAAAAAGCGGGATCTGCTTGTCAAACAAAAAATATCTTTAAGGAGGGCTATTTTTCATATTACCTGGTACAAAATGTTTTATTACAGCTATGTATTAGTGTTACCAATTCTATTCTCTGGTCAGGCATGGTATTTTGTGCTGGCGGGGTTTGTAATTATGCATTTTACGGCTGGTTTTATGCTGGCATGTATTTTTCAGCCAGCTCATGTTATGCCAGATTCTACGTTTCCGGAACCGATTGTTGAAGGTAGCAAACGACATATTAAAGATACCTGGGCCGTTCACGAACTCGCTAGTTCCACGAATTTTGCACCACGCAGCAGGGTGTTGTCCTGGTTTATAGGAGGTCTCAATTTTCAGATTGAACACCATTTGTTTTCGAATATATGTCATGTTCATTACCGGAAACTGGCACCTATTGTAAAACAGACGGCGGAGGAATTTGGATTACCTTATCACGTAAAGCGGACTTTCCTGATAGCGTTGATTGAGCATGGAAGGATGTTGAAAATACTGGGCAAAAATCAGTTAGCCTAA
- a CDS encoding LLM class flavin-dependent oxidoreductase yields MKKIGFLSFGHWSNHPAYQTRTASDTLLQSIDLAVAAEEIGLDGAYFRVHHFAAQLASPFPLLSAIGAKTSKIEIGTGVIDMRYENPLYMVEDAGAADLISGGRLQLGISRGSPEQVIDGWRYFGYEPAEGETDAEMGRRKALQFLDQLKGVGFAQPNPYPMFPNPPGLLRLEPHSEGLRDRIWWGAASNATAVWAAENGMFLQSSTLKLDESGKPFHVQQAEQIRLYKEAWKKAGHQREARVSVSRSIFALMNDQDRYFFGRDSNGADKIGMIESDKRAIFGRSYAGEPDQLIKQLVQDEAIQEADTVLLTIPNTLGIEYNVHILSSILEHVAPGLGWR; encoded by the coding sequence ATGAAGAAAATAGGATTTTTATCGTTCGGACATTGGTCCAATCATCCCGCCTATCAGACCCGTACGGCAAGTGATACCTTACTTCAATCTATTGATTTGGCGGTCGCTGCCGAAGAAATCGGTTTAGATGGCGCATATTTTCGGGTACATCATTTTGCAGCTCAGTTAGCATCCCCATTTCCTTTGCTCTCTGCTATCGGCGCTAAAACAAGCAAGATAGAGATTGGAACGGGTGTTATTGACATGCGTTATGAAAATCCCCTGTATATGGTGGAAGACGCCGGAGCGGCCGACTTGATTTCGGGAGGGCGATTACAACTGGGAATCAGCAGAGGGTCGCCGGAACAGGTGATCGATGGGTGGCGTTATTTTGGGTATGAACCAGCTGAAGGAGAAACGGATGCAGAAATGGGCCGCAGGAAAGCGTTACAATTTCTGGATCAGCTTAAAGGCGTTGGATTTGCACAGCCCAATCCCTACCCAATGTTTCCTAATCCTCCAGGGTTATTAAGATTGGAACCCCACTCTGAAGGATTGCGGGATCGCATCTGGTGGGGAGCAGCTTCTAATGCTACCGCTGTTTGGGCAGCTGAAAATGGCATGTTCCTGCAAAGTTCTACTTTGAAATTGGATGAAAGTGGGAAGCCATTCCATGTACAACAGGCAGAACAGATCAGGTTGTACAAAGAAGCGTGGAAGAAAGCCGGGCATCAACGTGAAGCAAGGGTTTCGGTGAGCCGGTCTATTTTTGCACTGATGAATGATCAGGATAGGTATTTCTTTGGGCGGGATAGTAATGGAGCTGACAAAATTGGAATGATCGAAAGTGACAAACGCGCTATTTTTGGAAGGAGCTATGCAGGAGAACCGGATCAGCTGATTAAGCAGCTGGTGCAGGATGAAGCTATACAGGAGGCGGATACGGTGCTATTGACAATACCTAATACGTTGGGAATTGAGTATAATGTGCATATCCTGTCGTCGATTTTAGAGCATGTAGCACCGGGGTTAGGATGGAGGTAA
- a CDS encoding aldehyde reductase: MNTNIDKTVLVTGGAGFIAVHCILQLLQAGYRVRATLRSLNREAEVRAMLKEGGIEAGDRLTFIVADLSADANWDKAVSGCTYVLHVASPTPIVNYKHEDEMIIPAREGVLRVLRASRDAGVKRVVLTSAIGAVVYGHPNQAAPFDETTWTNISGKAPAYQKSKTLAELAAWEFIKKEGNGLELSAVNPVGVLGPVLGADYSHSIHLIKNLLTGKAPGCPKINSGLVDVRDVADLHLRAMTHPDAKGQRFIATAGESIWSVEVAKILKQHLGEAASKVHAKELPNILLRIAAFKDPKLKSIIPLLGRVMNVTSEKAIRMLGWSPRSTEDAVLATAESLIRLNLLD; this comes from the coding sequence ATGAATACAAATATTGATAAAACAGTCCTGGTGACTGGCGGCGCGGGTTTTATAGCCGTCCATTGTATTTTACAATTATTACAGGCAGGCTATCGTGTACGGGCGACGCTTCGTTCTCTAAACCGGGAGGCAGAGGTAAGAGCTATGCTCAAAGAAGGCGGTATAGAGGCCGGGGATCGTTTAACATTTATAGTGGCAGACCTATCTGCAGATGCTAACTGGGATAAAGCTGTAAGCGGATGTACCTATGTGCTGCATGTAGCTTCACCTACTCCGATTGTCAATTATAAACACGAAGATGAAATGATCATTCCTGCACGGGAAGGCGTACTTCGTGTACTTCGCGCATCCAGAGATGCTGGTGTAAAACGTGTAGTATTGACCTCTGCTATCGGTGCTGTGGTATATGGACATCCTAATCAGGCAGCACCATTTGACGAAACAACCTGGACCAATATTTCAGGTAAAGCACCTGCCTATCAAAAATCAAAGACCCTGGCAGAACTGGCCGCCTGGGAATTTATAAAAAAAGAAGGCAATGGGCTGGAACTGTCAGCAGTTAACCCTGTCGGTGTTTTAGGCCCTGTACTGGGAGCTGATTATTCACATTCCATTCACCTGATTAAAAATCTTTTAACAGGTAAAGCGCCGGGGTGTCCAAAGATCAATTCCGGGTTAGTAGATGTACGTGATGTAGCTGATCTTCATCTTCGTGCAATGACGCATCCTGATGCAAAAGGGCAACGATTTATTGCGACTGCAGGTGAAAGTATCTGGTCAGTAGAAGTTGCAAAAATTCTGAAACAACATTTGGGCGAAGCTGCTAGTAAAGTACACGCTAAAGAATTACCCAATATATTGCTGCGGATCGCAGCGTTCAAAGATCCGAAGTTGAAATCGATTATACCATTATTAGGGAGGGTGATGAATGTGACGAGTGAGAAAGCCATCCGAATGTTGGGTTGGTCACCTCGTTCTACAGAAGATGCGGTATTGGCAACAGCGGAGAGTTTGATAAGATTGAATTTATTAGATTAA
- a CDS encoding FAD-dependent monooxygenase: protein MQKEVLVSGASIAGLSIAYWMNRAGYKVSVVEVAPGPRMGGTAVDLQGSTIDVVKRMGIYEQLKSSALNLETIVFKDTNDATVGSIAVERKGEEIEIERSELVRILLEQLKGEVAFVFNNSITALDETADNIIATFKDGSKKAFDLVFGCDGTHSGIRKIWFGDESEFSHFLGAYFSISIVDKLLVEQNTIQFFNVPGKVYMLNAYKHKTDIVFCFLSDQEIPYDYRDVGQQRKIILEQFKEQGWRTNGLLKEVADAENFYFDKFCQIKMPSWTKGRVALVGDAAYCASPAAGRGGSLAMDGAAALADALLAHNGDYLLAFQDYNKNLRPLIEEVQADAAKNVREKLIPSTEDGIQQMRQEGF from the coding sequence TTGCAAAAAGAAGTACTCGTCTCGGGCGCAAGCATAGCAGGGCTTTCAATAGCTTATTGGATGAATAGAGCAGGTTACAAAGTATCGGTAGTGGAAGTTGCTCCGGGACCCAGAATGGGTGGTACGGCAGTAGATCTGCAAGGTTCCACGATTGATGTGGTGAAGCGGATGGGAATCTATGAGCAGTTAAAATCAAGTGCATTGAATCTGGAAACCATCGTATTCAAAGATACGAATGATGCCACAGTCGGCTCCATTGCGGTAGAGCGGAAGGGTGAAGAAATCGAAATTGAAAGAAGCGAATTAGTCCGGATTTTATTAGAGCAATTAAAAGGTGAAGTAGCATTTGTTTTTAATAACAGCATTACCGCGTTAGATGAAACCGCCGATAATATAATAGCAACTTTTAAAGATGGTTCGAAAAAAGCGTTTGACCTTGTATTTGGTTGTGATGGCACGCATTCAGGGATAAGGAAAATATGGTTTGGTGATGAAAGTGAATTTTCACATTTTCTCGGTGCATATTTTTCAATCTCCATCGTGGATAAATTGCTGGTGGAGCAAAATACCATTCAATTCTTTAATGTTCCTGGCAAGGTTTATATGTTGAATGCATACAAGCATAAAACCGATATTGTATTTTGCTTTCTATCGGATCAGGAAATACCATACGATTATCGCGATGTAGGTCAACAAAGAAAGATCATATTGGAGCAGTTCAAAGAACAGGGATGGAGAACTAACGGATTATTAAAAGAAGTTGCCGATGCAGAAAACTTCTACTTCGATAAATTTTGTCAGATCAAAATGCCTTCCTGGACAAAAGGCAGGGTTGCTTTAGTGGGTGATGCGGCTTATTGTGCTTCGCCAGCTGCAGGTAGAGGAGGTTCATTGGCAATGGATGGTGCCGCTGCACTGGCTGATGCACTGCTGGCACACAATGGGGATTACTTATTGGCATTTCAGGATTATAATAAGAATCTACGTCCGTTAATAGAAGAAGTGCAGGCAGACGCGGCGAAAAATGTAAGAGAAAAATTAATTCCTTCAACTGAAGATGGGATTCAGCAGATGAGGCAGGAAGGGTTTTAA
- a CDS encoding helix-turn-helix domain-containing protein: MKKRKSIPVNPMANQFGSGIAVERLAVKELSTPEKEEAGRPHREDGHSFFLLEKGSVTVEIDFQQYNIRPLQILYIHPNQVHRILSFKNVTVSVWSLNNENLHPEYLQLLEEITPAKPLLLKKETFSLIADAVSLSIRYFERQNDRLYHPLLKDSCNALVALVISEYLAQTQYTQKLTRFETVTKSFKKILERNYTIAKRPADYAQQLNISIPYLNECVKNTTGYSVSNLIQQRVILEAKRLLMHSGKTVKEIATELGYDDYPYFSRLFTKMLRKTPLAFRNKNLD; encoded by the coding sequence GTGAAAAAAAGAAAATCCATTCCGGTCAATCCGATGGCGAACCAGTTTGGTTCAGGCATAGCTGTTGAACGACTCGCTGTGAAGGAGTTAAGTACTCCGGAAAAGGAAGAGGCTGGAAGGCCACACAGGGAGGATGGACATTCGTTTTTTCTGCTTGAAAAAGGCAGTGTTACAGTGGAGATAGATTTTCAGCAATATAACATCAGGCCATTGCAAATCCTTTATATACATCCTAATCAGGTACATCGTATATTGTCCTTTAAAAATGTAACTGTTAGTGTCTGGTCCCTCAATAATGAAAACCTGCATCCTGAATACCTGCAACTATTAGAAGAGATCACACCGGCAAAACCTCTCTTATTAAAGAAAGAAACATTCTCCCTTATTGCAGATGCCGTATCATTGAGCATCCGTTACTTTGAACGTCAGAACGACAGGCTATATCACCCCCTCCTGAAAGATAGCTGCAATGCATTGGTCGCATTAGTGATTTCGGAATACCTGGCGCAAACACAATACACACAAAAACTGACGCGATTTGAAACCGTCACCAAAAGCTTCAAAAAAATATTAGAACGTAATTATACCATTGCCAAACGCCCGGCAGACTACGCACAGCAACTAAATATATCAATCCCTTACCTGAATGAATGTGTCAAAAACACAACAGGATATTCTGTTTCCAATCTAATACAGCAACGTGTAATATTAGAAGCAAAGCGTTTGCTCATGCATTCTGGTAAGACAGTAAAAGAAATAGCCACAGAATTAGGCTATGATGATTATCCCTATTTTTCAAGATTATTTACCAAAATGCTCCGAAAAACGCCTTTGGCATTCCGGAACAAAAACCTCGATTAG
- a CDS encoding SDR family NAD(P)-dependent oxidoreductase, whose translation MAGKIWFITGTSRGFGRVWTEAALERGDKVVATARKLASIDDFNTKYGENVLTLEMDVTNEEQVKAAVAKAHAHFGRLDIVLNNAGYSLVGTIEEASADDVRALYETNVLGPLAVIKAALPFLRKQGSGHIIGVSSNLGHIVLPVIGYYCSSKWAFEAIHESLAAEVKPFGIKVTIIEPGAYATEFGTQESLKFAAGLDIYADFKQQFFARLTSFERGNPSATPPSLFKMVDADNPPLRFNLGSHNLEGLRAAYAERIATWEAWDEVSRAAQGESK comes from the coding sequence ATGGCAGGTAAAATATGGTTTATTACAGGAACCTCAAGAGGGTTTGGACGGGTTTGGACAGAAGCTGCACTTGAGCGGGGCGATAAGGTGGTAGCTACTGCACGCAAGCTGGCCAGCATTGACGACTTTAATACTAAGTATGGTGAAAATGTGCTGACACTGGAAATGGATGTGACGAACGAGGAACAGGTGAAAGCGGCTGTGGCAAAAGCACATGCCCACTTTGGCAGATTGGATATCGTACTGAATAATGCAGGTTATTCTCTTGTGGGCACTATTGAAGAGGCTAGTGCTGATGATGTACGGGCACTGTACGAAACGAATGTATTAGGTCCCCTTGCTGTGATTAAGGCCGCGCTGCCTTTTCTGAGAAAACAAGGTAGCGGTCATATTATTGGCGTATCCAGTAACCTGGGGCATATTGTATTGCCGGTAATTGGCTACTATTGTTCTTCTAAATGGGCATTTGAAGCGATTCATGAAAGCCTGGCAGCCGAGGTAAAACCTTTCGGTATTAAAGTGACGATCATCGAACCAGGGGCCTATGCTACAGAATTCGGGACACAGGAGTCGCTGAAATTTGCTGCAGGACTTGACATTTATGCAGATTTCAAACAGCAGTTTTTTGCACGGCTCACTTCGTTTGAAAGAGGCAATCCATCTGCTACACCTCCTTCCCTCTTTAAAATGGTAGATGCAGACAATCCACCATTGCGCTTTAATTTGGGTAGTCATAACCTGGAAGGCCTGCGTGCAGCGTATGCTGAGCGTATAGCAACCTGGGAAGCCTGGGACGAGGTTTCCCGTGCAGCACAGGGAGAATCAAAATAA
- a CDS encoding helix-turn-helix transcriptional regulator codes for MKKEENLPYKMGSLSEMHRILGLPNPRHPLVSLLNGPTTQIENMPAGPHVLTYYKISYKPRLSGKIRYGQSYYDFDEGGLLFASPGQIIGENSNHPAICSAYVLLIHPDFLLNYPIAKKIRQYGYFSYSTNEALHLSEEEKNTIISIFQMIDTELNSRIDDFSQDVIISHIELLLNYANRFYKRQFLTRKVMHYDLLQRVEDLFDDYFKHDYPSSKGLPSVQYLAEQLNLSPSYLSDMLRSLTGQNAQQLIQARLFEKAKELLSTTTLSASEIAFQLGFEHSQSFSKFFKVKAKVTPLQFRQSFN; via the coding sequence ATGAAAAAAGAAGAAAATCTTCCTTATAAAATGGGATCTCTTTCTGAGATGCACCGCATACTTGGGTTACCGAATCCCAGGCATCCATTGGTGAGTTTGCTCAATGGACCGACTACCCAAATAGAGAATATGCCTGCGGGACCTCATGTGCTCACGTACTATAAAATATCCTATAAACCGAGGCTTAGCGGAAAGATACGGTACGGCCAGAGCTACTATGATTTTGATGAGGGTGGTTTGCTATTCGCTTCCCCGGGTCAGATCATTGGTGAAAATTCCAACCATCCTGCGATCTGTTCTGCGTATGTGCTGCTGATACATCCGGACTTTCTACTGAATTACCCTATTGCCAAAAAGATCAGGCAATATGGGTATTTTTCTTATTCCACCAATGAGGCACTGCATCTTTCAGAAGAGGAAAAGAATACCATCATTTCCATTTTTCAGATGATTGATACGGAACTCAATAGCCGGATCGATGATTTTAGCCAGGATGTGATCATCTCTCATATTGAGTTATTGCTGAACTATGCTAACCGGTTTTATAAGCGCCAGTTTTTGACGCGCAAGGTCATGCACTACGATCTGTTGCAACGCGTGGAAGACCTCTTTGATGATTATTTTAAACATGATTATCCATCATCCAAAGGATTGCCCTCTGTTCAATACCTGGCAGAACAACTGAACCTTTCCCCCAGTTACCTGAGCGATATGCTTCGGTCCCTCACTGGCCAGAATGCGCAGCAGCTAATACAGGCACGGCTATTTGAAAAAGCAAAGGAGTTGTTGTCGACCACTACCCTATCTGCGTCTGAAATAGCTTTTCAGCTTGGGTTTGAGCACTCTCAATCTTTCAGCAAATTTTTTAAAGTAAAGGCAAAAGTGACTCCTTTGCAGTTCAGACAATCATTTAATTAG
- a CDS encoding enoyl-CoA hydratase/isomerase family protein translates to MTTKLLHLHIKNGVANITFNNPPVNVLSGSLMKSLKEVLHGLSNDVKVIVFDSANPDFFIAHVDINILDEQDVLNELLQTAPEGLNIFQAVGEMLRNLPQVTIVKLKGIARGGGAEFVTAADMSFASLEKGKLAQCEALMGIIPGGGATQYLPAKMTRGRALEIMLGADLFDAATAAQYGWINRALPDAEIDAFVDQLAQNIAALEEGIISTTKKVLAAGFKAENDGWAALAFTPRTAEIMKKAMENGAQTVAGELEIESLLRSIK, encoded by the coding sequence ATGACAACAAAGTTATTACATCTGCACATAAAAAACGGAGTCGCAAATATTACTTTCAATAATCCACCTGTGAATGTACTGAGTGGTTCATTGATGAAATCTTTAAAGGAAGTCCTCCATGGATTATCCAATGATGTAAAAGTAATCGTCTTTGACAGTGCGAACCCCGATTTCTTCATTGCCCACGTAGATATCAATATTCTCGATGAACAGGATGTATTGAATGAATTACTGCAAACAGCGCCCGAAGGATTAAATATATTTCAGGCAGTTGGCGAAATGCTGAGAAACTTGCCGCAGGTCACTATCGTAAAACTAAAAGGTATTGCCCGTGGTGGTGGCGCTGAATTTGTTACCGCAGCAGATATGAGTTTTGCTTCTTTAGAAAAAGGAAAGCTTGCACAATGCGAAGCATTGATGGGCATTATCCCCGGTGGTGGCGCTACCCAATACCTTCCTGCAAAAATGACCCGTGGCCGTGCATTGGAAATTATGTTAGGTGCTGATCTTTTCGACGCCGCTACCGCTGCGCAATATGGTTGGATCAACCGTGCCCTGCCTGATGCCGAAATTGACGCCTTCGTAGACCAGCTGGCACAAAACATAGCTGCCTTAGAAGAAGGAATCATTTCCACAACAAAGAAAGTATTGGCAGCAGGCTTTAAAGCAGAGAATGATGGGTGGGCTGCATTGGCATTCACGCCGCGAACCGCAGAGATCATGAAAAAGGCGATGGAAAATGGAGCACAAACAGTAGCAGGAGAATTGGAAATAGAATCGCTACTCAGGAGTATAAAATAG
- a CDS encoding helix-turn-helix domain-containing protein yields MEKKKPYICTIKDEKEIRYAQDALYVLSGKWRIPVVLALHNGLRRYREIAQSIPGITFAMLSKELQMMELNNLVERREDPDFPRNVEYRLTAYCESLYPIVESLIHWGREHRKVISTSSTCN; encoded by the coding sequence ATGGAAAAGAAAAAACCGTACATCTGTACAATAAAGGATGAGAAGGAAATCAGGTATGCGCAGGATGCACTCTATGTGTTGAGTGGAAAGTGGCGAATACCTGTTGTATTAGCGTTGCATAATGGTTTGCGCAGGTATAGAGAGATTGCGCAAAGTATTCCGGGGATCACTTTTGCCATGCTGTCAAAAGAATTGCAGATGATGGAATTGAATAACCTGGTTGAAAGAAGAGAAGATCCAGATTTTCCCAGGAACGTAGAATACAGGCTGACCGCCTATTGCGAGTCATTGTACCCGATTGTGGAAAGTTTGATCCACTGGGGAAGAGAACATCGTAAAGTGATTAGTACTTCCTCAACTTGTAACTGA
- a CDS encoding zf-HC2 domain-containing protein, with amino-acid sequence MQNLDNKDKILKIFSRVRCFSKDQLPRYVDGRLTHMEKHLLEQHLVNCELCSDAVEILQKPKYHAQYQAMSLKVQELIRSSSDIAPVFEVERYQKKIETQERFLTYFWSVVAAAIVTGIVFLAAQQVKHEKIHPAIAKAEPVAASIGVAQTDAGTSLTDIGTAHTDVVTSDDSITAAPPPVIAEAGSDQSLYRTAMAYYFKGNLDEAMPIFTKLMTDTATSYGELARYQLAMCFKYKKQKAQARQLFKDLVKTDGRMKKRAQLALNNL; translated from the coding sequence ATGCAAAATTTAGACAACAAGGACAAGATATTAAAGATCTTCAGCAGGGTTCGTTGTTTTAGTAAAGACCAGCTCCCCCGCTATGTAGATGGCCGTTTAACCCACATGGAAAAACACCTTCTCGAACAACACCTTGTCAATTGTGAACTATGCAGTGATGCGGTAGAGATTCTCCAAAAACCAAAATACCACGCGCAATACCAGGCTATGAGTCTGAAAGTTCAGGAACTCATTCGTAGTAGTAGTGATATTGCACCTGTGTTTGAAGTAGAACGTTATCAAAAGAAGATTGAAACGCAGGAAAGATTCCTTACTTATTTTTGGAGTGTAGTGGCAGCAGCGATCGTAACCGGCATTGTTTTTCTGGCTGCTCAACAGGTAAAACATGAAAAAATTCATCCGGCTATTGCGAAAGCCGAACCTGTGGCTGCTTCTATTGGAGTAGCGCAAACGGATGCCGGAACGTCACTTACAGATATCGGCACAGCGCATACTGATGTGGTGACCAGTGATGATAGTATTACTGCAGCGCCACCACCGGTTATAGCTGAAGCCGGATCGGATCAATCTCTTTATAGAACTGCCATGGCTTATTATTTCAAAGGAAACCTGGATGAAGCCATGCCAATATTTACAAAATTAATGACAGACACCGCCACCAGCTATGGAGAATTAGCGAGATATCAGCTGGCCATGTGTTTCAAATATAAAAAACAGAAAGCCCAGGCAAGACAACTATTTAAAGATCTGGTGAAGACGGACGGGCGAATGAAAAAGCGTGCACAGTTGGCATTGAATAACCTGTAA
- a CDS encoding alpha/beta hydrolase → MRMFVIALLVLCCSCRKSTTTPVTNTDDDLTGPVSRPSSGYGADGSYTVDSVSFDSPTYTDKKVTIFYPKEATGPVPVIFYSHPYGGEEVSYNIGLYNFIAKKGYAVVFAPYPTTGVTVDSRYNTLWQSFLKAVNDYPNIIDTKKVGFMGHSFGGGASYALAYKGFVDNGWGENGRFIFTMAQWYSYNITDTQLQSFPSNTKLISEVYNDDVTNDHRMSIDMFKHINITDAEKDYILVKQSVVDGYTYTAAHDLPNTRTAYDAYDYYVVYRLLDAMIDYSFNGNANAKNTALGNGSSAQATLPQGMTALEVTDSPVAGFAQSKYLFPCGSSDNPRISNCE, encoded by the coding sequence ATGAGAATGTTCGTAATCGCCCTATTAGTACTCTGTTGTAGCTGCAGAAAATCGACCACTACTCCAGTTACAAACACTGATGATGATCTGACTGGACCAGTATCACGCCCCAGCAGTGGGTATGGTGCAGATGGCAGTTATACGGTGGACAGTGTAAGCTTTGATAGTCCTACCTATACTGATAAGAAAGTCACCATATTCTACCCAAAAGAAGCGACGGGGCCAGTGCCTGTTATTTTTTATTCACATCCTTATGGAGGTGAAGAGGTGTCTTATAATATAGGCTTGTACAATTTTATTGCAAAGAAAGGTTATGCAGTGGTGTTTGCACCTTATCCTACCACAGGTGTAACGGTAGATTCAAGGTATAATACTTTGTGGCAGAGTTTTCTGAAGGCGGTGAATGACTATCCCAATATTATTGACACTAAGAAGGTGGGATTTATGGGGCATTCTTTTGGTGGTGGTGCTTCTTATGCATTGGCATATAAAGGATTTGTAGACAATGGATGGGGTGAAAACGGCCGGTTTATTTTTACCATGGCTCAGTGGTATTCTTATAATATTACCGATACACAATTGCAAAGTTTTCCTTCCAATACGAAATTGATTTCAGAAGTATATAATGATGATGTGACGAATGATCACAGGATGTCGATAGATATGTTTAAGCATATCAATATTACGGATGCGGAGAAGGATTATATTTTAGTGAAGCAAAGTGTGGTAGATGGATATACTTATACTGCTGCCCATGATTTGCCGAATACAAGAACTGCTTATGATGCCTATGATTATTATGTGGTGTATAGATTGTTGGACGCGATGATAGATTATAGCTTTAATGGAAATGCGAATGCGAAGAATACGGCATTAGGCAATGGATCATCTGCACAGGCGACCCTCCCACAGGGCATGACGGCGCTGGAAGTAACGGATAGTCCGGTGGCGGGGTTTGCGCAGAGTAAGTATTTATTCCCGTGCGGATCAAGCGATAATCCAAGGATTTCAAATTGTGAATAA